One region of Chlamydia psittaci 6BC genomic DNA includes:
- a CDS encoding autotransporter domain-containing protein: MKNSIYGVLLFSSFALSTATKLLADADSVNLATGFNGSTSETFNVKQTNNADGTTYTLSSAITFEHINQLQPANTSCFANTAGDLTFTGNRRLLYFNNISSTAKGAAISTTADGKTLTISGALQLIFYMSPRLDTGNGAIYSNSSVLIENNSQGSSGMNRSAGKGAFICCEKSTDAGATSPTLTIRNNGEFLNVGNVATSSGGAIYAEKMILSAGGYTKFQSNISYDKGGAIAIAANGEISLSADRGNIIFERNLRVVNDQDISNAIHLEDNAKFLQLRAAKNKSIFFYDPITTTGSVADRLIINNSQGEASTYEGSIVFSSHNFFIHSPECKLSSFSQDLTLAGGSLILDEGVCIQAPSFDQNPHSILFMHPGTKLQTTNNISVKNLHLDLNKITEEPAYITTTDDASGVDIRGPVVMHIDDEIFYNQIALANELSVECLNLSSPHLDNITIDDVPKAPILTLESHRGYQGTWEISWKEQPKRTFGKANVSPNKQMLLIWKPSGYVPFSGGTGEFTTSLVPNSLWNLFLDTRFSQQALEKHALSSGNGIWISSMTNSFLKGSTNNNHGFRHKSSGYIVGGKIHTLQDDIFSVSFSQLFGRSKDFGSATSKDKFLSGSFYAQHSRRLLPIMRFLAGTSKYQPRFLLSIPRDLPVNFDVLVSYSYDNNNMTVKNADRTQTRGSWNTYGYSAQIGSSIPFVLDVSHTLFQYVSPFIKLHWLYAHQVQFQEQGIKRRAFNNSNLKNLSLPIGLKIQGQSLHRLSYELTGMYITDLYRCNPESVTSLISGGLLPWTTTGTNLSKQAALLQGSSNVSLTSHINVFAQGTVEFRRSSYSYNMDFGSRVHF; the protein is encoded by the coding sequence ATGAAAAACTCTATTTATGGGGTTTTGCTGTTTTCCTCTTTTGCCTTATCCACTGCTACCAAACTTCTTGCAGATGCCGACTCTGTCAACCTTGCAACTGGATTCAACGGCTCCACTAGTGAAACTTTCAATGTTAAACAAACAAATAATGCTGATGGGACAACATATACTCTAAGCAGCGCGATTACCTTTGAACACATAAATCAATTACAACCAGCAAATACTAGCTGTTTTGCGAATACAGCTGGGGATCTAACTTTTACTGGGAATCGACGACTTCTCTATTTCAATAATATTTCATCGACAGCGAAAGGTGCTGCTATTAGCACAACTGCGGATGGCAAGACACTCACAATATCAGGGGCCTTACAACTGATTTTCTATATGTCTCCACGATTAGATACAGGGAATGGCGCCATTTATTCGAATAGCTCTGTACTCATAGAGAATAATTCTCAAGGGAGCTCTGGAATGAATCGGTCTGCAGGGAAAGGCGCCTTCATTTGTTGTGAGAAAAGTACGGATGCAGGAGCTACATCACCTACATTAACAATACGAAATAACGGAGAGTTTCTTAATGTAGGTAATGTAGCTACCAGTTCTGGAGGAGCGATTTATGCTGAGAAAATGATCTTATCCGCAGGAGGATATACAAAATTTCAATCCAATATTAGCTATGATAAAGGCGGGGCAATTGCCATTGCTGCTAATGGAGAAATTAGTCTATCCGCGGATAGAGGAAATATCATCTTTGAAAGAAACCTTAGAGTTGTCAACGACCAAGATATTTCCAATGCTATTCACCTAGAAGACAATGCGAAATTCCTTCAATTACGTGCCGCTAAAAACAAAAGCATATTTTTTTATGACCCCATTACAACCACGGGATCTGTTGCAGATCGGTTAATTATTAACAACTCGCAAGGAGAAGCCTCTACTTACGAGGGGTCGATTGTATTTTCTAGTCACAACTTTTTCATTCATTCCCCTGAGTGTAAACTCTCTTCATTTTCTCAAGATCTCACTTTAGCGGGAGGATCATTAATTTTAGACGAGGGAGTATGTATACAAGCTCCGTCCTTTGATCAAAATCCTCACTCCATACTCTTCATGCATCCTGGGACGAAGTTACAAACTACCAACAACATCTCAGTAAAGAATCTCCATCTCGATCTTAACAAGATAACAGAAGAGCCCGCATATATCACCACAACAGACGATGCTTCTGGTGTGGACATTCGCGGACCTGTAGTTATGCATATAGATGATGAGATCTTCTATAACCAGATAGCATTAGCGAATGAGTTATCTGTAGAGTGTTTAAATCTCAGCTCTCCCCATCTCGACAATATCACTATTGATGACGTTCCCAAAGCGCCTATCCTTACGTTAGAATCGCATCGTGGTTATCAAGGTACATGGGAAATCTCTTGGAAAGAGCAACCTAAACGTACCTTTGGGAAGGCTAATGTCTCACCTAATAAGCAGATGCTCTTAATTTGGAAACCTTCCGGTTATGTTCCTTTCTCAGGAGGAACTGGAGAGTTTACGACATCTTTAGTTCCTAATAGCTTATGGAATCTCTTTTTAGATACCCGCTTTTCTCAACAAGCTCTTGAGAAACATGCGTTATCTTCGGGTAACGGTATTTGGATTTCATCCATGACCAATTCTTTTCTTAAAGGTTCTACTAACAACAACCACGGCTTTCGTCATAAGAGTTCAGGATATATCGTAGGAGGGAAAATCCACACACTTCAAGATGACATCTTTAGTGTAAGTTTTTCTCAGCTCTTTGGGAGATCTAAAGATTTTGGATCTGCAACATCTAAGGATAAATTCTTATCAGGTTCTTTCTATGCTCAGCATTCTAGACGTTTACTTCCTATTATGAGATTCCTTGCAGGAACATCAAAATATCAACCGCGATTCTTATTGAGTATCCCTAGGGATCTTCCTGTCAATTTTGATGTCCTTGTGAGTTACAGCTATGACAACAACAACATGACAGTCAAAAATGCTGACCGCACACAAACAAGAGGCTCATGGAACACCTATGGGTATAGCGCGCAAATCGGCAGTTCGATTCCTTTTGTTTTAGATGTATCTCATACCTTGTTCCAATATGTCTCTCCTTTTATCAAACTGCATTGGCTATATGCTCATCAGGTACAATTTCAAGAACAAGGAATAAAAAGACGTGCTTTTAACAACAGTAATTTAAAAAATCTCTCATTGCCCATCGGTCTTAAAATCCAAGGACAATCACTACATCGTCTCTCTTATGAACTCACGGGGATGTACATTACTGATCTATATCGTTGCAATCCTGAGAGCGTGACTTCATTAATCTCTGGAGGCCTACTCCCCTGGACAACAACAGGGACAAATCTTAGCAAGCAAGCAGCTCTGTTGCAAGGATCGAGTAACGTGTCTCTTACATCACACATCAATGTCTTTGCGCAAGGAACTGTGGAATTCCGCCGTTCCTCTTATAGTTACAACATGGATTTTGGCAGCAGGGTGCATTTTTAA
- a CDS encoding autotransporter domain-containing protein has protein sequence MKHPVYWFLISSSLFASTSLCFADVEQKTLTSADSYNGNTAGDQEFQPKETSAPQGTTYTCTGNICISYAGLGGDGLAKSCFTDTAGNLAFVGNGYTLCFDNITTAASNPGAINVSGSDKTLGISGFSLFSCAHCPPGTNGYGAIKAAGNTTIKDNSSLVFHKNCSTTDGGAIQCIGSSAAELKMENNQNLVFSENSSNTKGGAIYADKLTIVSGGPTLFSNNSVSKSSSPTGGAICLKDSGGECSLTANLGDIIFDGNKIITTARDSAATVKRNSIDLGSSSGKFTKLDAKEGFGIFFYDPIANQGDTSTPIELNKAADSINYTGKIVFSGEKLSDEEKTDVDNLKSYFTQPLQIGAGSLVLKDGVTLEAKKVTQTEGSTVVMDLGTTLQTPSSGGEAITLTNLDINIASLGGGGVAPTPAKVAATTDSQKVTINAVNLVNTDSNSYENPILSSSKPFSAITVISSSGQTTTAPESNPTNYVPPTHYGYQGNWTVTWAQGSGTQEQIATLNWEQTGYSPNPERQGPLVPNTLWGSFSDIRAIQNLMDISVNGADYHRGFWVSGLANFLHKSGSDTKRKFRHNSAGYALGVYAKTPSDDIFSAAFCQLFGKDKDYLVSKNNANIYAGSLYYQHISYWNAWQNLLQNTIGAEAPLVLNAQLTYCHASNDMKTNMTTTYAPHKTTYSEIKGDWGNDCFGVELGATVPIQTESSLLFDMYSPFLKLQLVHAHQDDFKETNSSEGRYFESSNLTNLSLPIGIKFERFANNDTASYHVTAAYAPDIVRSNPDCTTSLLVSPDSAVWVTKANNLARSAFILQAGNYLSLSHNIELFSQFGFELRGSSRTYNVDLGSKIQF, from the coding sequence ATGAAACATCCAGTCTACTGGTTCTTAATATCCTCGAGTCTATTTGCCTCGACCTCATTATGTTTTGCTGACGTAGAGCAAAAAACCTTAACCTCTGCTGATAGCTATAATGGGAATACGGCTGGGGATCAAGAATTTCAACCGAAAGAAACCTCTGCACCTCAAGGAACAACATACACGTGTACAGGGAATATATGTATTTCCTATGCGGGGTTAGGCGGAGATGGCTTAGCCAAAAGTTGCTTTACTGATACTGCAGGTAACCTTGCCTTCGTAGGAAATGGTTACACATTGTGTTTTGATAATATTACTACTGCAGCTAGTAACCCCGGAGCCATTAATGTTAGTGGTAGCGATAAAACCTTAGGCATCTCAGGATTTTCGTTATTTTCATGTGCTCACTGCCCTCCAGGTACAAACGGTTATGGAGCCATCAAAGCTGCAGGAAATACCACTATCAAAGATAACTCTAGTCTTGTCTTCCATAAAAACTGTTCGACAACAGATGGTGGGGCCATTCAGTGTATAGGAAGCAGTGCCGCTGAATTAAAAATGGAAAATAATCAGAATCTGGTTTTCTCAGAGAACTCTTCTAATACCAAAGGCGGGGCTATTTATGCTGATAAACTCACCATTGTCTCAGGTGGGCCTACGTTATTTTCTAACAACTCCGTATCCAAAAGTTCATCCCCTACAGGCGGAGCTATTTGCCTAAAAGATTCCGGTGGTGAATGTAGCCTAACAGCGAATCTCGGAGATATTATCTTCGACGGAAACAAAATCATCACAACTGCTAGAGACAGTGCTGCAACAGTCAAAAGAAATTCCATCGATCTTGGCTCTTCTAGTGGGAAATTTACAAAACTAGATGCTAAAGAAGGTTTTGGGATTTTCTTCTATGACCCTATTGCTAATCAAGGAGATACTAGCACCCCAATAGAGTTAAATAAAGCTGCTGACTCCATTAATTATACAGGCAAGATCGTCTTCTCAGGAGAAAAATTATCTGACGAAGAAAAAACAGATGTGGACAATCTAAAATCATATTTCACACAACCCCTACAAATCGGTGCCGGTTCTTTAGTCCTTAAAGATGGAGTCACTTTAGAAGCAAAAAAAGTCACGCAGACAGAAGGCTCTACCGTTGTCATGGATTTAGGGACCACGTTACAAACACCTTCCTCAGGTGGAGAAGCCATCACTTTGACTAATTTGGATATTAACATCGCCTCGTTGGGGGGGGGGGGGGTCGCTCCTACTCCTGCTAAAGTCGCAGCAACTACAGACAGCCAAAAAGTCACCATCAACGCTGTCAATCTAGTCAACACCGATAGTAATTCTTACGAAAATCCCATCCTTTCTTCATCTAAACCTTTCTCAGCAATAACAGTAATATCTAGTTCTGGACAGACTACTACTGCACCAGAAAGCAATCCAACAAATTATGTCCCTCCTACCCATTACGGTTACCAAGGAAATTGGACGGTAACTTGGGCACAAGGATCAGGCACCCAAGAGCAAATAGCCACTCTAAATTGGGAACAAACTGGCTACTCCCCTAACCCAGAACGTCAAGGACCTTTGGTTCCTAACACTCTTTGGGGTTCCTTCTCGGATATCCGTGCCATACAAAACTTAATGGATATCAGCGTTAATGGTGCTGATTACCATAGAGGATTCTGGGTATCCGGTCTAGCCAACTTCCTACACAAAAGTGGTTCTGATACTAAACGTAAGTTCCGTCACAATAGCGCCGGATACGCTTTAGGCGTCTACGCAAAAACTCCTTCTGATGATATTTTCAGTGCGGCTTTCTGCCAACTCTTCGGAAAAGACAAAGACTATTTAGTGTCGAAAAACAACGCCAACATTTATGCAGGTTCTCTCTACTATCAACATATCTCTTACTGGAATGCTTGGCAGAATCTGCTACAAAATACTATCGGTGCGGAAGCTCCGTTAGTCCTTAACGCACAGTTAACTTATTGTCATGCTTCAAATGATATGAAAACCAACATGACAACTACTTACGCTCCTCATAAAACAACGTATTCAGAAATCAAGGGTGATTGGGGTAACGATTGTTTCGGAGTCGAGCTTGGGGCAACTGTGCCTATCCAAACAGAATCTTCTCTCCTATTCGATATGTATTCACCTTTCTTAAAACTCCAACTTGTGCATGCGCACCAAGATGACTTTAAGGAAACCAATAGCTCTGAGGGAAGATATTTCGAAAGTAGCAATCTCACCAACCTTTCCCTACCTATCGGTATAAAGTTTGAGAGATTTGCGAATAACGATACAGCTTCTTATCATGTCACTGCTGCGTATGCTCCGGATATCGTAAGAAGCAACCCTGACTGTACTACTTCTCTGTTAGTGAGCCCCGACTCTGCCGTTTGGGTAACGAAAGCTAATAACCTCGCGCGAAGTGCTTTCATACTACAAGCAGGAAACTACTTGTCTTTAAGTCACAACATAGAACTCTTCAGCCAGTTCGGTTTCGAACTCAGGGGTTCTTCTCGAACTTATAACGTAGATCTCGGATCGAAGATCCAGTTCTAA
- a CDS encoding autotransporter domain-containing protein — MKHPVYWFLMSSSLLASHSLGFAEEVQTTLTPSDSYNGNTASSEFEVKDTSTGVIYTCEGNVCISYAGKSSPLKKSCFTETTENLSFIGNGYTLCFDNITTEDSNPGAISVSSNGKTLDVIGFSLFSCAHCPPGTTGYGAIQTKGIITLKDNSSLVFHKNCSTAEGGAIKCESNDSNGRVKLVNNQNLVFSENSSSVKGGAIYADKLTIVSGGPTLFSNNSVSAESPQGGAICLKGTNSKCSITANLGDIIFDGNKIIKTSENTVTRNSIDLGSAGNFTKLSAKEGFGIFFYDPIANTGGSTEIELNKADDSSTTTYTGKIVFSGERLSDEEKKVPSNLQSYFKQPLKIGSGSLVLKDGVTLEAKQVTQTAGSSVVMDLGTTLQTPSSDGEGIALTNLDINVASLGGGGVTAPAKVAAQTSDKTVTINAVNLVDTHGNAYEDPILSASKSFSAITATGKNPVSPPENNLTNYVPPTHYGYQGNWTLAWTPEKDNTRTATLSWEHTGYIANPERQGSLVPNTLWGAFSDLRAIQNLMEVSANGANYHRGFWVSGIANFLHKSGSANKQKFRHNSAGYVLGVHAQTPTEDLFSAAFCQLFGNDKDYLVSKNHANIYAGSLYYQHVSYWHAWQNLLQNTIGAQAPLVLNAQLTYCHASNNMKTNMTDTYAPPKTTYSEIKGDWGNDCFGIEFGATASIETPASLLFDMYSPFLKLQLVHAHQDDFKENNSDQGRYFESSNLTNLSMPIGVKLGRSSHHDAASYHITAAYAPDIIRSNPDCTASLLMNPTSAVWVTKANNLARHAFILQAGNYLALSRNVELFSQFGFELRGSCRTYNIDLGSKIQF; from the coding sequence ATGAAACATCCAGTCTACTGGTTTTTAATGTCCTCGAGCCTATTGGCCTCACATTCCTTGGGCTTTGCTGAAGAAGTTCAAACAACCTTAACTCCCTCGGATAGCTATAATGGAAATACAGCGTCTTCAGAGTTCGAAGTAAAAGACACGTCAACAGGAGTGATATATACTTGTGAAGGCAATGTGTGTATCTCCTATGCAGGTAAAAGCTCTCCTCTAAAAAAAAGTTGTTTCACAGAGACTACTGAGAATCTTTCTTTCATAGGAAATGGTTACACATTGTGTTTTGATAATATTACTACTGAAGATAGTAACCCAGGCGCTATTAGTGTTAGTAGCAATGGGAAAACCTTAGACGTCATAGGATTTTCCTTGTTTTCATGTGCCCACTGTCCCCCGGGTACAACCGGTTACGGAGCGATACAAACCAAAGGCATTATAACTTTAAAAGATAACTCTAGTCTTGTCTTCCATAAGAACTGTTCAACAGCGGAAGGCGGGGCCATTAAATGTGAATCAAACGACTCTAATGGTAGAGTGAAATTAGTCAATAATCAGAATCTGGTTTTCTCAGAGAACTCCTCCTCTGTAAAAGGTGGCGCTATTTATGCTGATAAACTCACTATTGTCTCAGGTGGGCCTACGTTATTTTCTAACAATTCTGTATCCGCTGAGTCACCTCAAGGCGGGGCTATTTGTTTGAAAGGTACAAATAGTAAATGTAGCATAACAGCGAATCTCGGAGACATTATCTTCGATGGAAACAAAATAATAAAAACTAGTGAGAATACAGTAACAAGAAATTCCATAGATCTCGGCTCTGCTGGGAATTTTACAAAACTAAGTGCTAAAGAAGGTTTCGGTATTTTCTTTTACGACCCTATCGCTAACACAGGAGGGTCTACAGAAATAGAGTTAAATAAAGCTGACGACAGCTCTACTACTACTTACACAGGCAAGATCGTCTTCTCAGGAGAAAGGTTATCCGATGAAGAGAAAAAGGTTCCGTCCAATCTACAATCATATTTCAAACAACCCTTAAAAATCGGTTCGGGTTCTTTAGTTCTTAAAGATGGTGTCACTTTAGAAGCTAAACAAGTCACACAGACAGCAGGCTCCTCTGTTGTTATGGATCTAGGAACCACATTACAAACGCCTTCCTCAGATGGAGAAGGTATTGCCCTAACTAATTTGGACATTAATGTTGCCTCGTTGGGGGGGGGGGGGGTTACTGCTCCTGCTAAAGTCGCAGCACAAACCTCAGATAAAACAGTTACGATCAATGCTGTTAATCTCGTCGATACCCATGGTAATGCTTATGAAGATCCCATACTCTCCGCATCAAAATCTTTTTCAGCAATAACAGCCACCGGTAAAAATCCAGTCTCTCCACCAGAAAACAATCTCACGAATTATGTCCCTCCTACCCATTATGGTTATCAAGGAAATTGGACTCTAGCTTGGACCCCCGAAAAAGATAACACTCGAACAGCCACGCTATCTTGGGAGCACACCGGCTATATTGCCAATCCAGAGCGTCAAGGATCTTTAGTCCCTAACACCCTTTGGGGCGCCTTCTCTGATCTTAGAGCTATACAAAACTTAATGGAGGTAAGTGCCAATGGCGCTAACTACCATAGAGGTTTTTGGGTATCCGGAATTGCTAACTTCCTACATAAAAGTGGTTCAGCTAATAAACAAAAGTTCCGTCACAATAGTGCCGGGTATGTCTTAGGCGTTCACGCACAAACTCCTACAGAAGATCTCTTCAGTGCTGCTTTCTGCCAACTCTTCGGAAACGACAAAGATTATTTAGTATCAAAAAATCATGCTAACATCTACGCAGGTTCTCTCTACTATCAACATGTCTCTTATTGGCATGCTTGGCAAAATCTGCTACAAAATACTATTGGTGCGCAAGCTCCGTTAGTCCTTAATGCACAGTTAACTTATTGTCATGCTTCGAATAATATGAAAACAAACATGACAGATACCTATGCTCCTCCCAAAACAACATATTCAGAAATCAAGGGTGATTGGGGGAATGATTGTTTCGGAATCGAATTTGGAGCTACGGCATCCATAGAAACACCAGCCTCTCTCCTATTCGATATGTATTCACCTTTCTTGAAGTTGCAACTTGTGCATGCGCACCAAGATGACTTTAAGGAGAACAATAGTGATCAGGGAAGATATTTCGAAAGTAGTAATCTCACCAACCTCTCTATGCCTATTGGTGTAAAACTGGGGAGATCTTCTCACCATGATGCAGCTTCTTATCACATTACTGCCGCTTATGCTCCTGACATCATAAGAAGCAACCCGGATTGTACTGCTTCTCTGTTAATGAACCCGACTTCTGCTGTCTGGGTAACGAAAGCCAATAACCTCGCGCGACATGCTTTCATACTACAAGCGGGAAACTACCTGGCTTTAAGTCGCAACGTGGAACTCTTCAGCCAGTTCGGTTTTGAGCTCCGAGGTTCTTGTCGTACCTATAATATAGATCTCGGATCGAAAATCCAGTTCTAA
- a CDS encoding polymorphic outer membrane protein middle domain-containing protein has protein sequence MKHPVYWFLISSSLFASSSLCFADAKEETLSPADSYNGKTAGNQEFQPKTTTESNGITYTCVGNVCIAYAGLSGNGLSSSCFADSSGNLSFIGNGYTLCFDNITTQADNPGAINVSGNDKTLNVSGFSLFSCAHCPPGTTGYGAIQTKGVSTFSGNNKLIFDNNCSTGEGGAIKCATGSNPELKLEGNGYVVFSGNSSQKKGGAIYTKKLTITADGPTLFSNNSVSNGSSPKGGAICLDDTSSECSLTANLGDITFDGNKIITTSSGSSTVKRNSIDLGTGGKFTNLRAKEGFGIFFYDPIANQGDTSETIELNKAESETTYTGKIVFSGEKLSDEEKTIPDNLKSYFKQPLKLGSGSLVLKDGVTLEAKSFTQTAGTVVMDLGTTLQTPSSNGDTITLTNLDINVASLGGGGVAPAKVTSQTSSKTVTINAVNLVDTDGNAYEYPILAASQPFTAIVATTNTSTVTVPDSNPTNYVPPTHYGYQGNWTLAWAPEGGNTRTATLSWENTGYIVNPEREGSLVPNTLWGSFSDIRAIQNLIDVSVNGADYPRGFWVSGLANFLHKSGSDTKRKFRHNSAGYALGVYAKTPSEDIFSAAFCQLFGKDKDYFVSKNSSNVYAGSLYYQHISYWNAWQNLLQSTIGAEAPLVLNAQLTYCHASNNMKTNMTNTYTPKNVTLTEIKGDWGNDCFGVEFGAMAPIETPSSILFDMYLPFLKLQLVHAHQDDFKETNSAEGRYFESSNLTNLSMPIGVKLERFSHEDTASYNLILAYAPDIVRSNPDCTASLLVSPNSAVWVTKANNLARNAFMLQAGNYLALRHNIELFSQFGFELRGSSRTYNVDLGSKIQF, from the coding sequence ATGAAACATCCAGTCTACTGGTTCTTAATATCCTCGAGCCTTTTTGCCTCAAGCTCATTATGCTTCGCTGACGCAAAAGAAGAAACCCTATCACCTGCTGATAGCTACAATGGGAAGACGGCCGGAAATCAAGAATTTCAACCAAAAACAACTACTGAATCCAATGGAATAACATACACGTGTGTAGGAAATGTGTGCATTGCTTATGCAGGACTAAGTGGAAATGGTTTGTCTAGTAGTTGCTTTGCTGATAGCTCTGGCAATCTTTCTTTTATAGGAAATGGTTACACACTGTGTTTTGATAATATTACTACGCAAGCTGATAACCCCGGGGCCATTAATGTTAGTGGTAACGATAAAACCTTAAACGTCTCAGGATTTTCATTATTTTCATGTGCTCATTGCCCTCCAGGCACGACCGGTTACGGAGCTATACAGACTAAAGGCGTATCTACTTTCAGTGGCAATAACAAACTCATTTTTGATAACAATTGCTCTACAGGAGAAGGTGGAGCCATTAAGTGTGCTACAGGAAGTAATCCAGAGCTCAAATTGGAAGGAAATGGCTACGTAGTCTTTTCTGGAAATTCTTCTCAGAAAAAAGGTGGGGCCATCTACACAAAAAAGCTGACAATTACTGCTGATGGGCCTACGTTATTTTCTAATAACTCTGTATCCAACGGTTCATCCCCTAAAGGCGGTGCTATTTGTTTGGATGATACCAGCAGTGAGTGTAGTCTAACGGCGAATCTCGGGGATATTACCTTTGATGGGAACAAAATCATCACAACTAGTAGCGGAAGTTCTACAGTCAAAAGAAATTCCATAGACCTCGGTACTGGTGGGAAATTTACAAACTTGAGAGCTAAAGAAGGTTTCGGGATTTTCTTCTATGACCCCATCGCTAATCAAGGGGATACTAGCGAAACAATCGAGCTAAATAAAGCCGAAAGCGAAACTACTTACACAGGCAAGATCGTCTTCTCTGGTGAAAAATTATCTGATGAAGAAAAAACGATTCCAGACAATCTGAAATCATATTTCAAACAGCCTTTAAAACTTGGTTCTGGTTCTTTAGTCCTTAAAGATGGTGTCACTTTAGAAGCAAAATCCTTCACACAGACAGCAGGCACTGTTGTCATGGATTTAGGAACTACGTTACAGACACCTTCCTCAAATGGAGACACTATTACCCTAACTAATTTAGATATTAACGTCGCCTCGTTGGGGGGGGGGGGGGTCGCTCCTGCTAAAGTCACATCACAAACCTCAAGTAAAACAGTTACAATCAACGCTGTCAATCTAGTCGATACTGACGGTAACGCTTACGAGTATCCGATTCTTGCTGCATCTCAACCTTTCACAGCGATAGTAGCTACAACTAACACTAGTACAGTAACTGTACCTGATAGCAATCCAACAAATTATGTCCCCCCTACTCATTACGGTTATCAAGGAAATTGGACTCTAGCTTGGGCCCCCGAAGGAGGTAACACACGAACAGCCACGCTATCTTGGGAGAATACCGGCTACATTGTGAATCCAGAACGTGAAGGTTCGTTAGTCCCAAACACTCTTTGGGGTTCCTTCTCAGATATCCGTGCCATACAAAATCTTATAGATGTAAGTGTAAATGGTGCTGATTACCCTAGAGGGTTCTGGGTATCCGGTCTAGCCAACTTCTTACACAAAAGCGGTTCTGATACGAAACGCAAGTTCCGTCACAATAGTGCCGGTTATGCTTTAGGCGTCTACGCAAAAACTCCTTCTGAGGATATCTTCAGTGCGGCTTTCTGCCAACTCTTCGGAAAAGACAAAGACTATTTCGTCTCTAAAAATAGTTCCAACGTCTATGCGGGTTCTCTCTATTACCAGCATATCTCTTATTGGAACGCTTGGCAGAATCTACTACAAAGCACTATCGGTGCAGAGGCTCCGTTAGTTCTAAACGCACAGTTAACTTATTGTCATGCTTCTAACAATATGAAAACAAACATGACAAATACATATACTCCTAAAAACGTCACACTCACAGAAATCAAGGGTGATTGGGGTAACGATTGTTTCGGAGTCGAGTTTGGAGCTATGGCACCTATAGAAACGCCATCTTCTATCCTCTTCGATATGTATTTACCTTTCTTAAAACTCCAGCTTGTGCATGCACACCAGGATGACTTTAAGGAAACCAATAGCGCTGAGGGAAGATATTTCGAAAGCAGCAATCTCACCAACCTCTCTATGCCGATCGGTGTGAAACTGGAGAGATTCTCTCACGAGGATACTGCTTCCTATAACCTCATCCTAGCTTATGCTCCGGATATCGTAAGAAGCAATCCTGACTGTACTGCCTCTCTGTTAGTGAGCCCCAACTCCGCTGTCTGGGTAACAAAAGCCAATAACCTCGCACGAAATGCTTTCATGCTACAAGCAGGAAACTACTTGGCTTTACGTCACAACATAGAACTCTTCAGCCAGTTTGGTTTCGAGCTCAGAGGTTCTTCTCGAACCTATAACGTAGATCTCGGATCCAAGATTCAATTCTAA